In one Oreochromis aureus strain Israel breed Guangdong linkage group 2, ZZ_aureus, whole genome shotgun sequence genomic region, the following are encoded:
- the LOC116321612 gene encoding uncharacterized protein LOC116321612 → MTPPPPTCLHNTGSKMKYQRRLPSLFLTLVLCFSPWSTSGKTFYSHYGIKCTDDCHPQSDSVNQTYQCTVHKTDGTKELQYCSPRSGVDYKGNMCFDCCEQHGSDYYWCKTASGLEYCGDVMEDLNHYTLTYGMPCYDSCEMHSENYYWCHSTKGWNYCSPRKNVDYKGNACRQDHPCDTHGKDYHWCNLDKGGWDKCGRVEPKAVIHDTIYRKHCTDDCQYSNYYFWCHIHNSWSYCSPTPDVTYKGVPCRSDHNCGDHGYSYNWCYTTDNNDWDYCGVISPGECRYSVQPRTKRQPKEPNQTNLPEVICTQEDIDNNRRRVTTFRAVENHPDIAESHNYLAEALGLINEWDGRGLGQQARSNLVNSSNLHIDLQGLFNRNNQQYYNLQVQVNSPRGSGESTTLAHIEVPEGTPLGYMRLALRESLQNRVRVSLEVTDQPINNNCHRRH, encoded by the exons ATGACTCCACCTCCACCGACCTGTCTCCACAACACAGG ATCTAAAATGAAGTATCAAAGGAGACTCCCCTCACTGTTCCTCACTCTTGTCCTTTGCTTCTCTCCATGGTCCACCTCTGGAAAAACATTCTACAGCCACTATGGGATAAAATGCACCGACGACTGTCATCCTCAGTCAGACTCAGTCAATCAGACATACCAGTGCACAGTACACAAGACAGATGGCACAAAAGAACTACAGTACTGTTCACCAAGGAGTGGGGTGGACTACAAGGGAAACATGTGCTTTGATTGCTGTGAGCAGCACGGCTCTGACTACTACTGGTGTAAAACAGCCTCAGGTCTGGAATACTGTGGAGATGTGATGGAGGACTTAAACCATTACACCTTAACATATGGTATGCCGTGTTATGATAGCTGTGAGATGCACAGTGAGAACTACTACTGGTGCCATTCCACAAAGGGGTGGAATTACTGCTCACCAAGAAAAAATGTTGATTACAAAGGCAACGCCTGTCGCCAAGAccatccctgtgacacacatgGAAAAGATTACCACTGGTGCAATTTGGACAAAGGAGGCTGGGACAAGTGTGGACGAGTGGAGCCAAAGGCAGTGATTCATGACACCATATACCGAAAACACTGCACTGATGACTGCCAGTATTCTAATTACTACTTCTGGTGCCACATTCATAATAGCTGGAGCTACTGCTCACCTACGCCAGATGTCACCTACAAAGGTGTGCCTTGTCGCTCAGATCACAATTGTGGAGACCATGGCTATAGCTATAACTGGTGCTACACAACAGACAACAATGACTGGGATTACTGTGGAGTCATCTCTCCTGGAGAGTGCAGGTATTCTGTGCAACCCCGCACCAAACGGCAACCCAAGGAACCCAATCAAACTAACCTGCCAGAGGTGATCTGTACTCAGGAGGACATTGACAACAACAGGAGGAGAGTGACCACGTTCAGGGCAGTAGAAAATCACCCAGACATCGCAGAGTCTCATAATTACCTTGCAGAAGCATTAGGTTTAATTAACGAATGGGACGGTCGGGGCCTGGGCCAACAGGCCAGGTCCAACTTGGTTAATTCAAGTAACCTTCACATTGACCTACAGGGTCTGTTTAACAGGAATAATCAGCAGTATTACAACTTGCAGGTCCAGGTGAACAGTCCACGTGGTAGTGGAGAAAGCACAACTCTGGCACACATTGAAGTCCCTGAAGGTACTCCACTTGGGTACATGCGTTTGGCCCTCAGGGAGAGTTTACAGAACCGAGTCAGGGTTTCACTGGAAGTGACTGACCAACCAATAAACAACAACTGTCACAGACGTCATTAA